One stretch of Rhodoferax lithotrophicus DNA includes these proteins:
- a CDS encoding NADP-dependent malic enzyme: MSNELSTAEQALGDASRDYHRFPTRGKISVNATKPLINQRDLALAYSPGVAYPCLDIQANPDLAYDYTSRGNLVGVVTNGTAVLGLGDIGPLAGKPVMEGKGCLFKKFAGVDVFDIELDERDPDKLIEIIAALEPTLGGINLEDIKAPECFYIEEKLKARMGIPVFHDDQHGTAIISSAALVNALELVGKNIADVKVAVSGAGAAALACLNVMVGLGVQVSNVFLCDSKGVVYKGRPGGYDHSKARFEQDTSARTLADAVNEADVFLGCSAAGVLTQDMVKTMAASPIILALANPEPEIRPELAKAVRPDCIIATGRSDYPNQVNNVLCFPYIFRGALDCGATQITEEMKLACVRQIADLAKADISEEVAHAYAGQELAFGPDFIIPKPFDSRLILRIAPAVAAAAEASGVAKRPIKDMDAYRRTLARFVYSTGLLMEPVFNAARLAPASAKRVAYAEGEDDRVLRAAQIVVEGNLARPILIGRPSVIEARIVKAGLRLQLGKDVDVVNPEDDPRFRQYWETYHQLKGRDGVSPEAAKAMVRRSTTTIAALMVKLGHADAMLCGIHGRFDVHLDHVRDVIGRAPGVSNFATLNALMLEHYSLFVADTYVNEDPTAEQLANIAKMAANEVKRFGLQPKVAFLSHSNYGSSTRASARKMRAARDLFKANCPDIECDGEMQGDAALSEEIRHATLMDNTLTGSANILICPNLDAANILFNVLKMTGGNGVTVGPILLGAAATAHVLNPSSTVRRVVNMTALAVADVNAQR; the protein is encoded by the coding sequence ATGAGCAATGAACTTTCCACCGCCGAACAAGCCTTGGGCGACGCATCACGCGATTACCACCGTTTCCCCACCCGTGGCAAGATTTCGGTCAATGCCACCAAGCCCCTGATCAACCAGCGTGACCTGGCCCTGGCTTACTCACCCGGCGTGGCCTACCCTTGCCTGGACATTCAAGCCAACCCCGACCTGGCCTACGACTACACCAGCCGCGGCAATCTGGTGGGCGTGGTGACCAATGGCACGGCGGTGCTCGGCCTGGGAGACATTGGCCCGCTGGCGGGTAAACCGGTGATGGAAGGCAAAGGTTGCCTGTTCAAGAAATTTGCCGGAGTGGATGTGTTTGACATTGAACTGGACGAGCGCGACCCCGACAAGCTGATCGAGATCATTGCCGCCCTGGAGCCCACCTTGGGCGGCATCAATCTGGAAGACATCAAGGCCCCGGAGTGTTTCTACATTGAGGAAAAACTCAAGGCCCGCATGGGCATTCCGGTGTTCCATGACGACCAGCACGGCACTGCCATCATCAGCAGCGCCGCGCTGGTGAATGCACTGGAGCTGGTCGGCAAAAACATTGCTGACGTGAAAGTGGCCGTCTCCGGTGCCGGTGCGGCGGCACTGGCCTGCCTGAATGTGATGGTCGGCCTGGGGGTGCAGGTCAGCAATGTGTTTTTGTGCGATTCCAAAGGCGTGGTCTACAAAGGCCGCCCGGGCGGTTACGACCACTCCAAGGCACGCTTCGAACAGGACACCAGCGCCCGCACGCTGGCGGATGCCGTCAACGAAGCGGACGTGTTTCTGGGCTGCTCGGCCGCTGGTGTCTTGACGCAGGACATGGTCAAAACCATGGCGGCCAGCCCGATCATCCTGGCACTGGCCAACCCTGAGCCTGAAATCCGCCCCGAGCTGGCCAAAGCCGTGCGCCCGGATTGCATCATTGCCACCGGCCGCTCGGATTACCCGAACCAGGTCAACAACGTGCTGTGCTTCCCCTACATCTTCCGTGGCGCGCTGGACTGCGGCGCGACCCAGATCACCGAAGAAATGAAGCTGGCCTGCGTGCGCCAGATTGCCGACCTGGCCAAGGCCGACATCAGTGAAGAAGTGGCCCACGCCTACGCCGGGCAAGAGCTGGCCTTTGGCCCGGACTTCATCATTCCCAAACCCTTTGACTCACGCCTGATTCTGCGCATTGCACCCGCTGTGGCCGCTGCGGCCGAGGCCTCTGGTGTCGCCAAACGCCCGATCAAGGACATGGACGCTTACCGCCGGACACTGGCGCGGTTTGTCTATTCCACCGGTTTGCTGATGGAGCCGGTGTTTAATGCCGCCCGCCTGGCACCCGCATCCGCCAAACGTGTGGCGTATGCCGAAGGTGAGGATGACCGCGTGCTGCGTGCCGCACAAATCGTGGTGGAAGGTAACCTGGCCCGCCCGATCCTGATTGGCCGCCCATCCGTGATTGAAGCCCGCATTGTCAAAGCCGGCTTACGTTTGCAATTGGGCAAAGATGTGGATGTGGTCAACCCCGAAGATGACCCACGTTTCCGCCAATACTGGGAAACCTACCACCAGCTCAAAGGCCGCGACGGTGTCAGCCCCGAGGCCGCCAAAGCGATGGTACGCCGCAGCACCACCACCATTGCCGCGTTGATGGTCAAGCTTGGCCATGCGGATGCCATGTTGTGCGGCATCCACGGGCGTTTTGATGTGCATCTGGATCATGTGCGCGATGTGATTGGCCGTGCACCCGGTGTGAGCAATTTCGCCACATTGAACGCCTTGATGCTGGAGCACTACAGTCTGTTTGTAGCCGACACCTATGTCAATGAAGATCCGACCGCCGAGCAATTAGCCAACATTGCCAAAATGGCCGCCAATGAGGTCAAGCGCTTTGGCCTGCAGCCCAAGGTAGCCTTCCTGTCACACTCCAACTACGGCTCGTCCACCCGTGCTTCCGCGCGCAAAATGCGCGCCGCACGCGACTTGTTCAAAGCCAACTGCCCCGATATTGAATGCGACGGTGAAATGCAGGGGGATGCCGCCTTGTCGGAAGAAATTCGTCACGCCACACTGATGGACAACACCCTCACGGGTTCAGCCAACATCCTGATCTGCCCGAATCTGGATGCCGCCAACATTTTGTTCAATGTGCTCAAGATGACTGGTGGCAATGGTGTCACCGTGGGCCCCATCCTGCTGGGCGCAGCCGCCACCGCACATGTGCTGAACCCCTCAAGCACCGTGCGCCGGGTCGTCAACATGACCGCCCTGGCCGTGGCTGACGTGAATGCACAGAGGTAA
- a CDS encoding exodeoxyribonuclease III, with the protein MGKSLFKLTSLNLNGIRSASSKGLEAWVHQSRPDCICVQEVKAQAPDVQGRFEKLADMNGYFHFAEKKGYSGVGVYTRSEPSEVITGFGHPEFDAEGRYVELRFDTASEKRSIISCYFPSGSSGEERQQAKYRFLDRIFPHLVSLKSQREFILCGDVNIAHQEIDLKNWKSNQKNSGFLPDERAWMTRLLSEAGLVDVYRQLHPTATDEAYTWWSNRGQAYAKNVGWRLDYHLATPAWAAKARSASIFKADKFSDHAPISIEYAE; encoded by the coding sequence ATGGGGAAATCCTTGTTTAAATTAACCAGCCTCAATCTCAATGGTATACGTTCAGCCAGCAGCAAAGGTCTTGAGGCTTGGGTCCACCAAAGTCGCCCGGATTGTATTTGTGTGCAGGAAGTCAAAGCTCAAGCGCCGGATGTGCAGGGGCGGTTCGAGAAGTTGGCGGACATGAATGGGTATTTCCATTTTGCCGAGAAAAAAGGTTATTCCGGTGTGGGTGTTTACACCCGCAGCGAACCTTCGGAGGTCATCACGGGCTTTGGACACCCTGAGTTTGATGCAGAGGGGCGTTATGTCGAGCTGCGCTTTGACACCGCCAGCGAGAAGCGCTCCATCATCAGCTGTTATTTTCCGAGTGGCTCATCGGGTGAGGAGCGGCAACAAGCCAAGTACCGTTTTCTGGATAGGATATTTCCCCACCTGGTGTCATTAAAAAGTCAGCGCGAATTCATTCTGTGTGGTGATGTCAACATCGCACACCAGGAAATTGATCTGAAAAACTGGAAAAGCAACCAGAAAAACTCGGGCTTCCTGCCGGATGAACGTGCCTGGATGACCCGCTTGCTCAGTGAGGCCGGCCTGGTCGATGTCTATCGCCAGCTCCACCCCACCGCGACTGATGAGGCCTACACCTGGTGGAGTAACCGAGGTCAGGCCTACGCGAAGAATGTGGGTTGGCGGCTGGACTACCATTTGGCCACACCGGCATGGGCAGCCAAAGCCCGTAGCGCATCAATTTTCAAAGCGGACAAGTTTTCTGACCATGCCCCCATCAGTATTGAATATGCCGAGTAG
- the pyrE gene encoding orotate phosphoribosyltransferase yields the protein MTELSELQPHQNRTEDTLAQDFVQFAVDCGVLRFGEFKTKAGRLSPYFFNAGLFDDGAKLGRLAQFYAQRLLASGIQFDMIFGPAYKGIPLGTALTVELARLGHNVPFAYNRKEVKDHGEGGNLVGAPLKGRVLIVDDVMSAGTAVRESIALIQASGATARGVVIALDRQEKATEGGQDVNHSAVQYVRQQLGLQVCAIARLDDLMCYLERHSVPGLLDAQQKVRAYRERYGVNEQP from the coding sequence ATGACTGAGCTTAGTGAATTGCAACCCCATCAAAACCGCACCGAAGATACCTTGGCGCAGGATTTTGTGCAGTTTGCAGTGGATTGTGGTGTGCTTCGCTTTGGCGAATTCAAGACCAAAGCTGGTCGGTTAAGCCCCTATTTCTTCAACGCCGGTTTGTTCGATGATGGTGCCAAATTGGGCCGCTTGGCGCAATTTTATGCCCAGCGTCTGCTGGCCAGTGGCATTCAATTTGACATGATTTTTGGCCCCGCCTACAAGGGTATTCCACTGGGTACAGCGCTGACTGTGGAGCTGGCACGATTGGGACACAACGTACCTTTTGCCTACAACCGCAAGGAAGTCAAAGACCATGGTGAAGGCGGAAACCTGGTCGGAGCCCCCCTCAAGGGGCGGGTATTGATTGTGGATGATGTGATGTCTGCAGGCACTGCGGTGCGCGAATCCATTGCTCTGATCCAGGCATCAGGTGCCACGGCCCGCGGGGTGGTGATTGCACTGGATCGGCAAGAAAAAGCCACCGAAGGTGGACAGGATGTCAACCACAGCGCCGTTCAGTATGTGCGTCAGCAATTAGGCTTGCAGGTGTGCGCCATTGCACGACTGGATGACTTGATGTGTTACCTGGAACGACACAGCGTCCCTGGTTTGCTAGATGCACAACAAAAGGTTCGTGCTTACCGGGAGCGTTATGGAGTCAATGAACAACCGTAA
- the gatB gene encoding Asp-tRNA(Asn)/Glu-tRNA(Gln) amidotransferase subunit GatB: protein MNATVQEKKPASKSLLVQGYEVVIGFETHAQLSTQSKIFSRASTAFGAEPNTQACAVDLALPGTLPVMNKGAVERAIEFGLAVGSHIAPRSIFARKNYFYPDLPKGYQISQFEIPVVQGGAVEFYLGDEKKSVRLVRAHLEEDAGKSLHEDFIGQTGIDLNRAGTPLLEIVTEPDMRSSLEAVAYAKELHKIVTWIGICDGNMQEGSFRCDANVSVRKPGEPLGTRREIKNLNSFKFMQQAIDYEIRWQIEELEDGRAIQQATVLFNPDTGETRAMRTKEDAADYRYFPDPDLPPLVIAPEWVERVRAGMTELPRVMAARFAADYGLSDYDATQLTQSREVAAYFEAAAKACGQAKLVGNWIMGEVSRRLNASESDISACPVSAQQLAKLIGRIQDGTISNNAARQVMDVLWAEPASAVDTIIEAKGLKQMNDTGALEQIVDTVLAANPKNVEEYRAGNAKALNALVGQIMKGSQGKANPQQVNELLRQKLAS from the coding sequence ATGAACGCAACTGTCCAAGAAAAAAAACCAGCCAGCAAATCATTGCTGGTGCAGGGTTACGAAGTCGTTATTGGCTTTGAGACCCACGCCCAGCTCTCGACTCAGTCCAAAATTTTCAGCCGCGCCTCCACAGCGTTTGGTGCTGAACCTAACACCCAGGCCTGCGCGGTGGATCTGGCCCTGCCGGGCACGCTGCCGGTAATGAACAAGGGTGCGGTCGAGCGTGCTATCGAATTTGGACTGGCTGTCGGCTCCCACATTGCGCCACGCAGCATTTTTGCCCGCAAGAATTATTTCTACCCTGACCTGCCCAAAGGCTACCAGATCAGCCAGTTCGAGATTCCGGTGGTGCAGGGTGGTGCGGTGGAGTTTTACCTGGGTGACGAGAAAAAGTCGGTGCGCCTGGTGCGCGCCCACCTAGAGGAAGACGCGGGCAAGTCGCTGCACGAAGACTTCATTGGCCAGACCGGTATTGACCTGAACCGCGCCGGCACCCCGCTGCTGGAAATCGTGACCGAGCCTGACATGCGCTCCAGCCTTGAGGCTGTGGCTTACGCCAAGGAACTGCACAAGATCGTCACCTGGATCGGCATTTGCGACGGCAACATGCAGGAAGGCAGTTTCCGCTGTGATGCCAATGTGTCGGTGCGCAAACCCGGTGAGCCCTTGGGTACACGGCGCGAGATCAAGAACCTCAACAGCTTCAAGTTCATGCAGCAGGCGATTGACTATGAAATTCGCTGGCAGATTGAAGAGCTGGAAGACGGTCGTGCCATCCAGCAAGCCACCGTGCTGTTCAACCCCGACACCGGTGAAACCCGCGCCATGCGTACCAAGGAAGATGCCGCTGACTACCGCTACTTTCCCGACCCCGACTTGCCACCGCTGGTGATTGCCCCTGAGTGGGTCGAGCGAGTGCGCGCGGGCATGACCGAGCTGCCGCGCGTGATGGCGGCGCGTTTTGCTGCGGACTACGGTTTGTCGGATTACGATGCCACGCAGCTGACGCAAAGCCGCGAGGTTGCGGCTTACTTTGAAGCCGCAGCCAAAGCCTGCGGTCAAGCCAAGCTGGTCGGCAACTGGATCATGGGGGAGGTATCCCGGCGCTTGAATGCCAGCGAGTCCGACATCAGCGCCTGCCCGGTGTCAGCCCAGCAACTGGCGAAACTGATTGGCCGGATTCAGGACGGCACCATCTCCAACAACGCGGCACGCCAAGTCATGGATGTGCTGTGGGCCGAGCCCGCCAGTGCCGTTGATACCATCATCGAAGCCAAAGGCCTCAAACAGATGAACGACACCGGCGCACTAGAGCAAATCGTCGACACGGTGCTGGCCGCCAACCCGAAAAACGTGGAAGAGTACCGCGCCGGCAATGCCAAGGCGCTCAATGCACTGGTCGGGCAGATCATGAAAGGCAGTCAGGGCAAGGCCAACCCGCAGCAAGTCAATGAGCTGCTGCGCCAAAAATTGGCATCTTGA
- the gatA gene encoding Asp-tRNA(Asn)/Glu-tRNA(Gln) amidotransferase subunit GatA: MTQISSDLHDLTVAQLAKLLRERQVSAVEAATHFLSRVRMHPEVGAFLDIQEAVTLAQAQAADDRLAAGVAGALEGVPVAHKDIFVTRDFATTAGSKMLKGYQSPFDATVVSRLGTGVPGQGHGAGMVTLGKLNCDEFAMGSANENSAYGVVKNPWDATCVPGGSSGGSAAAVAARLTPAATGTDTGGSIRQPASFCGITGIKPTYGRASRYGMVAFASSLDQAGPLARTAEDCALLLSAMCGPDADRDSTSLDAPSEDFTRSLNNDLAGLRIGVPAEFFGDGLAPDVRAAVDAALKEYEKLGANLVPISLPRTELSIPVYYIIAPAEASSNLSRFDGVKFGFRADKFTDLNDMYLQTRAQGFGDEVKRRIMIGTYVLSHGYYDAYYLQAQKIRRMIADDFQQAFKVCDVIAGPVAPTVAWKLGGHSDPLTDYLADIFTLPASLAGLPGMSLPVGFGAGNMPVGMQLIGNYLTESRLLNVAHRFQQATDWHMAKPHGV; encoded by the coding sequence ATGACGCAAATTTCATCTGATCTGCACGACCTGACCGTGGCCCAGTTGGCCAAGTTGCTCCGCGAGCGCCAAGTCTCTGCAGTCGAGGCTGCAACGCATTTTCTCAGCCGTGTACGTATGCACCCAGAGGTAGGTGCTTTTTTAGACATCCAGGAAGCCGTCACGCTGGCGCAGGCCCAGGCGGCCGATGATCGGTTGGCTGCCGGGGTGGCTGGTGCGCTAGAAGGTGTGCCTGTGGCCCACAAAGACATTTTTGTCACCCGTGATTTCGCCACCACGGCAGGCTCCAAAATGCTCAAGGGCTACCAATCGCCGTTTGATGCCACGGTGGTGAGTCGTTTGGGTACCGGTGTGCCAGGCCAAGGCCATGGCGCAGGCATGGTGACGCTGGGCAAACTCAATTGTGATGAATTTGCCATGGGTTCCGCCAATGAAAACTCGGCCTACGGCGTGGTCAAAAATCCGTGGGATGCCACATGTGTACCAGGTGGATCATCAGGCGGCAGTGCTGCTGCCGTAGCCGCGCGTTTGACCCCGGCTGCCACCGGAACAGATACCGGTGGATCTATTCGTCAACCCGCATCTTTTTGTGGCATCACGGGGATCAAACCCACCTATGGGCGGGCATCGCGTTATGGCATGGTGGCTTTTGCTTCCAGTCTGGATCAAGCTGGGCCCTTGGCGCGCACCGCTGAAGACTGTGCTCTGTTGCTCAGCGCTATGTGCGGGCCGGATGCAGACCGTGATTCCACCTCGCTAGATGCGCCTTCCGAGGACTTCACCCGCAGTTTGAACAACGACCTAGCTGGTCTGCGCATTGGGGTGCCTGCCGAGTTTTTCGGTGACGGACTGGCGCCGGACGTGCGCGCCGCCGTGGATGCTGCCTTGAAAGAGTATGAAAAACTCGGTGCTAATCTGGTGCCGATTTCGCTGCCCCGCACAGAGTTGTCTATTCCCGTTTACTACATCATTGCTCCGGCGGAGGCATCCAGCAATCTGAGCCGCTTTGATGGTGTGAAATTTGGCTTCCGGGCTGATAAATTCACCGATTTGAACGATATGTATTTGCAAACCCGCGCACAAGGGTTTGGTGACGAGGTCAAGCGCCGCATCATGATCGGCACCTATGTGCTGAGTCATGGTTATTACGACGCGTATTACCTGCAGGCGCAAAAAATCCGCCGCATGATTGCCGATGATTTTCAGCAGGCCTTCAAAGTGTGTGATGTGATTGCCGGTCCCGTGGCTCCCACCGTGGCCTGGAAGCTGGGCGGGCACAGTGATCCATTGACTGATTATTTGGCTGACATTTTCACGCTGCCAGCTTCTTTGGCGGGTTTGCCGGGCATGAGTCTGCCGGTCGGGTTTGGCGCAGGGAACATGCCCGTGGGTATGCAGCTGATTGGCAACTACCTGACCGAGTCCCGCTTGCTCAACGTGGCCCACCGCTTCCAGCAAGCCACCGATTGGCACATGGCCAAGCCCCACGGAGTCTGA
- the gatC gene encoding Asp-tRNA(Asn)/Glu-tRNA(Gln) amidotransferase subunit GatC, producing the protein MSLSFADIDRLAHLARLGLEPHEHERLRMQLNDFFGIVEKMRSVDTTGIIPLAHPVDIMADVALRLRDDVASEPNQREANQHNAPALENGLFLVPRVIE; encoded by the coding sequence ATGTCACTTTCATTTGCCGATATTGACCGACTGGCTCATCTGGCTCGTCTTGGCCTGGAGCCCCATGAGCATGAGCGTTTGCGCATGCAACTGAATGATTTTTTTGGTATTGTGGAGAAAATGCGCTCAGTAGACACCACCGGTATCATCCCGTTGGCGCATCCGGTCGACATCATGGCTGATGTGGCCCTGCGTCTGAGAGACGATGTTGCCAGTGAGCCGAATCAACGTGAAGCCAATCAACACAACGCTCCCGCACTTGAAAACGGCCTGTTTTTAGTGCCTAGGGTGATCGAATAA
- a CDS encoding rod shape-determining protein codes for MFGTFRQYFSTDLAIDLGTANTLIYVRDKGIVLDEPSVVAIRHEGGPQGKKTIQAVGKEAKAMLGKVPGNIEAIRPMKDGVIADFTVTEQMLKQFIKMVHPRSIFRPSPRIIICVPCGSTQVERRAIRESALGAGASDVYLIEEPMAAAIGAGLPVSEASGSMVVDIGGGTTEVGVISLGGMVYKGSVRVGGDRFDDAIINYIRRNYGMLIGEPTAEAIKKNIGSAFPGSEVREMEVRGRNLSEGVPRSFTISSNEILEALTDPINNIVSAVKNALEQTPPELGADIADRGMMLTGGGALLRDLDRLLAEETGLPVLVAEDPLTCVVRGCGIALEQMERLGSIFTSE; via the coding sequence ATGTTTGGAACATTTCGTCAGTATTTTTCAACTGACTTGGCCATTGACCTTGGCACCGCAAATACCCTGATTTACGTCCGTGACAAGGGCATTGTTCTTGACGAACCCTCAGTCGTGGCCATTCGTCACGAAGGTGGCCCACAAGGCAAGAAAACCATTCAGGCAGTTGGCAAGGAAGCCAAAGCCATGCTGGGGAAAGTGCCTGGCAACATTGAGGCTATTCGCCCAATGAAGGACGGCGTGATTGCCGACTTCACCGTCACTGAGCAAATGCTCAAACAATTCATCAAGATGGTGCACCCACGCTCCATCTTTCGCCCCAGCCCACGCATCATCATTTGTGTGCCCTGCGGCTCCACCCAGGTGGAGCGCCGGGCCATCCGCGAAAGCGCCCTGGGAGCTGGTGCCAGCGACGTTTACCTGATTGAAGAGCCCATGGCCGCAGCCATTGGCGCAGGTTTGCCGGTATCCGAAGCAAGCGGCTCCATGGTCGTTGACATTGGTGGCGGAACCACCGAGGTGGGGGTGATTTCTCTGGGCGGCATGGTCTACAAGGGTAGCGTACGTGTGGGCGGGGATCGCTTTGACGATGCCATCATCAACTACATCCGCCGCAACTATGGCATGCTGATTGGCGAACCCACCGCCGAAGCCATCAAAAAGAATATTGGCTCCGCCTTCCCAGGAAGTGAAGTACGCGAAATGGAAGTACGCGGGCGCAATCTCTCTGAAGGTGTCCCGCGCAGTTTCACCATTTCCAGCAACGAAATCCTGGAGGCATTGACTGATCCGATCAACAATATCGTCTCCGCGGTGAAAAACGCGCTGGAACAAACACCACCTGAATTAGGAGCCGATATTGCTGACCGCGGGATGATGCTGACCGGTGGCGGCGCTCTGCTGCGTGACTTGGATCGTTTGCTGGCTGAAGAAACAGGTCTTCCAGTCTTGGTGGCAGAAGACCCATTAACTTGTGTTGTGCGCGGTTGCGGCATTGCGCTGGAGCAGATGGAGCGCCTGGGCTCCATTTTTACCAGCGAATAA